The Oligoflexus sp. sequence GCCCCTGGAAAGCCGTTCTCTTCGATATGGATTCCACCGTCATAGCCGAGGAATCCATTGTCGAGTTGGCCCGAGCGGCCGGCCGGCAGGAGGAAGTGCACCGCATCACCGAGCAGGCCATGGCTGGCCTTTTGGATTTTAAATCCGCGCTTCGTCAGCGCGTGGCCATGCTGCGCGGCGTCCCTTCTGATGTCATCGACAAGGTGGGCCAGACCTTGACCATCAATCCCGGTATGCACGAATTCGCCAAAGCGGCCCGGGCGCGTGGCATTGAACTGCACCTGGTCTCGGGTGGCTTCAATCCTTTGGCTGCGCGGATTGTTCGCGAGCTGGATTTTCAGGGCTTCCGCGCCAATGAACTGGCCGTCGCGGATGGCCAGCTGACCGGCGAACTGATCGGCGAGATCGTCGACGCCGAGGTCAAGGCGAATTACCTGGATGAACTTTGCAAAAAACGCGGGTTCAGCCCCGACGAAGTGGTGGCTGTAGGCGACGGTGCCAATGACCTCCCGATGCTGCTCAAGGCCGGCGCTGCGATCGGCTACCATCCCAAGGCCGTGTTGCTGCCGCATATCCACGGCGCCAATCTTCATGACCATCGAGTGCTCGTACACGCCCTTCTTTAATGGTACAAAGAAGAATGAAATAAAGTTCCGTTATCAACCGAGAGGCAAGGCCAACCTGGCTTTTCCTTTTCGTTTGCGATGAGGTTTGCATGCATCTGAAGTTTCTGAACAGCACCACGAATATCCTGCCCAAAAAGGGTGCTGTATTCATGATCGGCTCGCTCAAGGCTTTTCAAAACAAACTGCACGAGAAAATCCTGCCGGGCGACGTGGCCGCCTTGTTCCAGGAAGCTCTGAAAACGCCCCGCCTGGGCCGAACCCCGATCAACTTCCAAACCTTGACCGGCCTCGTCAGTCCCCACAAAGTGGTGATGGGCATCCTTCCTGAAAAAGTGGCGAAGGATAACAGCCCGACCCGCCGGGAATGGATCTTTCAGCAGCTTGATGCCGTGGAGAGTGAAGAGCATTCCCTCGTCGTTCTTTATCTGGATCGCCCCGAACAGTATGCGAGCGTCGCGACCGCCGTCGCAAGGCGCCTCCGTATCGTCAACCGCCGCAAAAACGCCAAACCTCGCACCATTCATGTCATCGCCCTGGATTCCAAAGGCCATGTCATCGAAGCCAATGAACGCGTGCGGAGCCTCAGCGAACAGGTGGCCTGGGCCTGCCAGGTCGTGGACATGCCGCCCAATGAACTGACGCCGGATGCCTTCGCCGATGAGATCAAGGATAAATTCAAGGGCGTGGTCGGAGTCACCTACAAGGATATCGTCGGCCCACGACTGCGCACCGAAGGTCTGCACGGCATTCACGCCGTGGGCAAGGGTGCGGCCGAACCGCCCCGCTTAATCATCCTCGATTATAAGCCCCGCAGCGCGAAAAAAACCGTGGTGCTGGCCGGCAAAGGCGTGACCTTTGATACCGGCGGCCTGAGTCTGAAACCCGGGGCCAGCATGGTCGGCATGAAGGGTGACATGGGAGGGGCAGCGGCCATCCTCGGTGCTTTTCATTTTCTGATTGCCAATAAATGTCCGCATCGCGTGATCGCCTGCGTGGGACTCGTCGAGAATGCGATCGGCCCCCATTCCTTCCGCAATGACGATGTGATCACCATGCATTCCGGTAAAACGGTGGAAGTGAATAACACCGATGCCGAGGGCCGGATCGTGCTGGCGGATTGCCTTTCCTACTGCGCGCGGAAATATAAACCAGACCTGATCATTGATGCGGCGACCCTGACCGGCGCACAGATGGTCGCGACCGGACTTCTGCATGCCGGCGTTGTTTCCAATCGCGAGGATCTGGAGCTTTTGGCCAAAAGGGTCGGCCTGGAAACCGGAGATATGGTCGTCCCCCTCCCCTTTGCGCCGGAACTTTATCAGAATGAATTCAAGAGCCAGATCGCGGATATGGTGAACTCGGTGAAGAACCGCAGCAATGCCCAACCGAGCTGTGCCGCGCAGTTTATTTATAGTCATGTCGATGATCTTGATATTCCCTGGCTGCATATAGACATGGCCGGCCCATCCAACACGGCGAGTGGTCTGGGCACAGGGTACGGAATTCAACTCATATCGCGACTGACTCAGGAATATGTGTAAAAATTCGGCCGCAAAGCCAGTCCCATCCTGCCCTATAAGCTTGACCCCGGGGTGCTGCTCCTGTAACTAAGGTGAACTTTGTGAGCCCTTAATTTCCACCCCGGAGTCCCGATATGATCTCTTATCTCGGCGTAACTTTTGACGAACTTCTGCAAGCCTTTGAAGATTCCTTTGCCTTTTCCGACGATCGCCCGGATCGCCTGCTGGAAGAACCCATTGAAGTTTCGGAAGCGGACGAAGACGAAGAGTCCGATGCTGACGAGGACATCGAAGTCGAGGAATTTGAAGATGATGAGGACGTGGACGGCCTGATGATCGACGAGCAGGGCCAGCTGCACGCCTACGGTGAGTCCGTGCCGGACGCAGCCGAGAATGCCCTTGCTTTTTTGACTGACTATATTGTCGCCGACGAAATGAACGAGCAATGGCTCCCCCTGAACGAAGCTCGCGGTGCCGTTCTTGCCCTCCAGAGTCTGCTTGAGGAATTGGATGAAATTCCTGAAGTCGACTGTGCTTACCACTTTGTGATTTCACGGGCCGAGACGACAGGTTATCCTGATTTTGTCACCATGCGTCCTTTGAATGGCGAGAGCGCCCCGGCCGAGTCCTTGACTCGCACGGACAAGGCTTATGAAGGTGTGGTCAATGATAACACGGCCCTTACCGAACTCTTTGCCAAGGCAGACGTTCCGGAAGACGAGCAGGAATTGCTCGCCGATGTGATTTCTGAAGCGGTTGCAGCACTGGCCGAAGAGCAGTGCGGCGTGGTCTTCGATGTGAAAGCATTCTGCCGATCTTTGACTGAAATGGCTGCGGCTCATCGCGGTGAGGGCATCCAGCTCTAAGCCCCAAGGTCGCGCCTGAATCCCCTTTAGGAGTTTCTGATGCGCGACTTGTCTAACAAGACTCTGATTTTCGCCCTCGTAGCCTTCTTCGCCGTTATCTTCATCTATTCCAGTTTTTATGTGGTTGACCCCGGAAATCGCGGCATCGTCGTGACTCTGGGCAAGACCGATCCCCTCGCCAAACCTGAAGGCGTCGGCTATAAGACCCCCATGATCTCCAAACTCTACCAGGTTTCCGTTCGTCAGCAGTCCGAAGGCGTGAAGGCGGAATGCTATTCCTCGGATTTGCAGCAGGTGAACATCAACCTGAAGGTGCTTTACCGCGTGCCGGAAAACAAGGTCATCACGATCTTCACCCAGTATGCCGGCAATCCCTTTGATTCCCTGGTCGCGCCGCGCGTTCAGGAAGCCATCAAGGAAGCCACCGCGCTGGAAAGCGCTGAAGGCATCGTGAAAGGACGCGAGCGCATCAAGCTGAAAGTTTTGGAAGCCGCGCAGAAAAAAATCCAGGACCTGGTTTCGATTGAAGACGTCGTGATTGAAAATGTTTCCCTGTCCCCTGAGCTGGAAAAAGCCATCGAGGAAAAAATGGTTCAGGAGCAGGAGGCAGCCAAATCCAAATTCCTGAAAGACAAGGCCAAGGTTGAGGCGGAAACTGCGGAAATTCGTGCGGCTGGTGAAGCGCGCGCCATCGACATTCGCGGCGAAGCCATTCGCAAGAATCCTGGAATTATCGAGCTGCAGATGATCGAGAAGTGGAATGGCGTCTCGCCCCTTGTGGTCGGGCAAACCAATGGCAGCTTTGTACTGCCTTTGAATAAGAAATAACTTCAGGTCCGGGTTGAACGCGTGATTCGTAAAACTCCGAAGAGGCTCAGCAGCTGACAAAGCTGGTAACCCCAGTCCCATTCAAACCAGCGATGGCTGAAGCGGGCTTCATCCGGGTAGCGATGATGATTGTTCTGATAACCCTCCCCCGCCACCAATAGAGCCACCCAGCTATTATTCCGTGAATTATCATCGGTCGCATAATTGCGATAACCAAAGGAATGCGCGAGGGCATTGACGGCCCAGCCTTCGATGGGATGACTGGATATTCCAAGCACAAAAGCCGCGCCGATCCAGGCCGATCCGCTCAGAAGCCCAAGGGCAAGGCCTATCGCAAGATGGGCCAGGTACGGCAGGTACCAGAGCTGGCGCGCATTCACAGGACTGACCTCGATATCAAGATCAGCCACGACCTTCTCATAATCCTTATGATGACGAATCAGCGCCACCAGCACCTTGCGATAGGCCAGGAGCTGTTTGCGAAAAAGTCCGAAGACCCCACCATGAACGGGGCTGTGCGGATCCTGTTTGGTATCGGAATGACGATGATGCAGGCGGTGCATGCAGACCCAGGCTTTCGCATCAATGCCCGTCACCCAGCTGCCGGTTAGCGCCACAAAACGCTGCATGCGAGGCGAAAGGATCACGGCCTCATGAGCGAGCCCGCGATGATAGAAAACCGTAATATAGAGGACATTCAGGATATAAGCGCCGAGAAACACAAGGACACTGGCCGGAAAGGCATCCATCGCTTACGACCTCCATGTGGTATAGAGTTGTCTTACGATGGACGCTCTGAAAAATCTAGAAATTTTCGAACTGCACCTTCAGATCATCCAGCAGGACGCCAATGGAGTCATCCGCGGCCCCGACATCCACCCATTCCAGGACGCTGGTGCCGGATCCTGCGACCCACTGAAAGCTGACATCCTGCCAGGTGCTGCTGAAGTTTCGCAAATCGCCAACGATACGGTTATTGATCTTCAATTGCAGGCCTTGCACCACGGCCGCGAATCCTGGTGGCAAAGGCTGCTGCCTGACTTTGAAACTCACGCGATAAACCCGGCCAGGCAAAAGCGCCAGACTTTTGCTGACAGCAAGGTTACTGGCGCCGCGAATGGCGTTCGCCGCACCTTCTGGCCAGCAGGCGGAATCCGTATCCATAAACTGCTGGCCTTCTGCGGCGCCCAGAGTATCAGTGCTGCCACTCTGAGTCGCAAAACGCATGACCTCAAAAACGGGCTGACCACAGGCGGTGGTTTGCGCTGCGGGATTCGCCCAGTTGATGACAGCGGAACCCGCGAATGTTTTGGGATCATGAAACCAGGCCGTGTCTGTGGCAATACTGGTGCCTTCAAAGCCTTCACTCCACGCCATCATCAGGCTTGCCGTTTTTGTAGAGTTCACGCTGGCAAGGCGACTATCGGTCGGCACAAGATCCACGACCAAGCCTTGATAGCTATTGCCTGCATCATCCTGAACCGAGAGTCGCGCTTTTCTTACAGCCTGTTTCAAGGCGTTGAAATCTGCTGCCTGGAACTGGATTTCCACGATGGTAGCGGAACCTGGGCTGACCGCTCGGAGCACCGAAGTCACGCCCGTCACCTGCCATTGATTTAAAGTCGCGACGGATACGGCTGAGGTGTGCGCAGAATCACGATAAACGCCGCAATGAAGCGTGGCGTTCTGCTGAATGTTCATCAGCTGCTCCTGCTCGATACACACAAGATAGGAACCAATGATATTGCTGGGCGGCGAAATCTTTTCCGCTTCGGGGTCGTCTTTGTCCTGATCCTTATCGGTCTCGACTGGCTTGTGATCACCAGGACGCACGGCATTGCCCTGCAGCGTGCCGCTGTCCTGACAGGCGACCAACTGCGAACAAAAAGCGAGCGGGAGCATCCACGACCGAAGTCGCGGCACGAGCCAAAGCTGAATCATAACATGCCTCTAAGTTGCAAGTGAGAGGCCTATCGGCTTTTTGGGGTAAAAACTTTACCGAACAGTAAAATTTGACGTTTTTCCTCAAGTTTTGGACGCTTTATGCCGATAAGAGGCGCGCAAAGGGTGCGATCACACACATTCCCAACGATAGGATCTGCCATGAGGAAAAACCATGTTCCGATCCTTGCTGACTTTTTTGGTCGTGACCACCTTGATTCCCGCATGTTCGTCGGCCGGTCTTCGCGGTAAATCCGCGAGCGGGGGCGCTCCCAAGGACACTCCCCTGGCCTTGAATAACTGCAAAGCCTCCGTTCCTGCAAAAGCCTGCGGGCTTTCATCCCTTGCTGCCCGGCTGGAAACGATCAAGAGCCTTCAGAGTTCGCAAACTTTGAATGGCATTCGGCTCGAACCGCAGAACATTCCGCAGCAGCGGCTTCAGGATGTGACGCTGAATGCATCCTGTCTTTCCGAGAATTCCTTTGTTGAAGGTCAATGGGAACGAACCATATTCGCAGGCAGCGAGATGATCCTGACGGAAGCCTCGCGCACCCGTTGGAGCCAGGCCCGCTTTACCGATTCTGATCTGCGCCTCTCGCATTTTGCTTATGCAAATTTCTCCGAACTTACGGTGCGGGGTTCCTGCCTGGCATCCAGCAACTGGAGTGCGAGTCAGTTTCAGGATGTGAGTATCGAGGACTCCAGTGCGGATCAAGGGAATTTTTCGAGCATCAAGGCCCAGGGCCGTTTCGCTTTCATCCGCGGACTTTTAACGACCACCAACTTCAGTCATGCCGTCTTCGAAGGTCCAGTCAACTTTCAGGATAGCGATCTGCGCGGGGCCAATCTTTCGGGAGCCATCTTCAAGGAAACCGTCAATTGGCAAGGAGCCCAGCTCAGCGGCGCCACCTGGATGGATGGACGCGTCTGTGCTGAGGGCTCCGTTGGAACTTGTCTTTAAACGATGCGGATCTTCAACCTGCTGGCCACAGACTGTCAAGGTCTTTGATCAGGCGGCCGCAGTCATAGTCCTCGGTCGCTGGCAACTTCACAAAGCTGACGTTGGTTTTGCTGGCGTCAGGATCCTTGCTGATTTCCGGTGTTTTCTTCAAAAGACTGGATGAAGCATCCAGAACCGTTTGCTCACCCGCGTCCTGCATCAGGGCGAAGGAAAGCTGTCCATCGGCACCCAATTGCCCGCTCCAACTCTGCCTCACGCGTTGCACGAGGTAAATTTCACCTGTAATCAGGCCCGAAACTTTCACCGTGACACCCGGATGCCCGTCACCATCCTGATCGACGACGCGAGCGTCACTGATGCTGGTGGGCAGGGCTTCGCTGCTGCCCTGGACCTTGGCGCCTATCACGATAGGTGATTCATCCTTGGCGAAACGCAGGGTATCCCCCTCGGGCCAGATGCGGAAGGGCGAAACGATGGGCGCTGCGGATTGTGGCAGGGCATCGGGAATCAGCTGTTTCACAGGCCCGGAGCTTGTGATGGTGATGTGGCAGTTGCGCTCGATCGCTTTCACGCCGCTGCCGTCGCGTTCAAGAGTCAAAAGTGAATAGGCCGAAGAAAGAGCCGGTGTTTTGCCGACGAAGGGCAGGTTTTGTATCGTGGCCAGGTTGCCTCGAATCGCGTACTGGCCTAAAAAGAGGGCCGCGTCCTTGTCATTGACGGTGCTGCCGGGTTCGACGTTAAGGCTCGACGTGTTTGGGTTGGCACCACAGGCCGTGACGAGCAGAGTTGTGACGCTGAACAAAGTGGAAACGAGTACTGATTGCATAGAATTACTCCTCAATAGGATTAGGAAAGTCAAGCGGGAGACTGATTTCGTCCTTGGGTAGCGGCTTGCCATCCAGTGTCTTTAAAAAAGCCACAAGGTCATTGATGTCGGCATCGCTTAAAGCTGTGGTCTGCGCGAGTATGGGATCATGCAAGGGATCCTTCCTGGCATTTTCGCCGGTTTTGTGTCGAATCACATTCACGAGTCGCGTTTGGGAGCCGTTGTGAAAGTAGGGCGAACTGCGGGCTACAGAACGAAGAGTCGGCGTAAGGAAAGCCCCGCGATCTTTTTCAAGACCTGTGACTGTATAACGACCTTCGTCGGCCCGCGCACCCTCTGCATTCGGTGGTGAGCTGGAAATATTATGGAACTTGAAATCGCTGAAGAAAGGTCCGCTGTGACAGGCAACACAGCGAGCCTTGCCCACAAAAAGCTCGGCTCCACGCTTGGCAGCCTCGGGAATCGCCGTGTCATCGCCGGCATTCCACCTATCAAATGCCGCATCGCGTGACACGGCTATGCGGATAAAAACAGCGAGGGCCTGCCCAGTAAGACGCCAGATTTCTTCCTGCGACAGATTCATGGGATCCACACCAAATGCTTCGCGATAAAGAGGAAGATAGCCACGCAGTTCCCCGCGCGTCAGACGCTCTTTAAGTGTCTCCTGGGCCGAAGGAATGTGAATCGTGAAAGGATCCGACGCAGGAATGCCCTTGGTCAGATTCATGTTGGCCTCGGCCAGCGGCAGAACCATGGCATCAGCCAGATCCGTGAAGTGAGAACCATCCCAGCGCAACATGGGAGCGTAGACGATGTTAAGAAGTGAGGGCGCATTGCGATGAAGCGCCGGAGCCAGATGTGGATACGAACGATCAGGCAGGTCGAGTGGGGTATTCGACTGAAAATCTGCATTCGAAGGGTGACAGGTTCCGCAGACGATCTGTCCACTTCCCGAAAGACGCCTTTCTGAAAAAAGAAGGCGCCCCAGGGCTTTCTTCGCTTCCGTCGCTGGATTGTCTTTCCACTCAGGGAGTAGCGGCACAGGCCCCAATTGAGGATAACGAAGCGTGGGAGTCTGACTCAGAGCCACACTCATGAAAAAGCCGGGTCCAAAAAAACAAAAGGCCGCAAACAGTCTGACGAGGCGCATAGCTCATCTCCTGCAATGAAATGTTCCGTGGGTTGGGAGCCTCTATTAGGGCATAATAAGGAACGTATTGGTTAGGGCTTTCAAGACGTCTTCCGTTGACGTGCCGGTGAGTGGTTTATTGCTCACGGAGACGTCGGTATCCTTGCCGTGAACGTTCAGACGAACCAGACCATTCACAAGCTCCGGATCATTGCCCTCGACCACGCTCGAATCCAGGGTGAAACTGCTCAGATCGCCTTTGACGGGGGGTGGCGCATCCAGAGGATCGCCATTCATAATGTCCTGAGTAATAGGCGTATTGATATAAACAATAAGCACGGCATCATAAGGACCATCTTCATAATGGGCTTCTGTTGTGAAACCATAAGTCAAATCCTCGCCGACTGTGGTCCAGTGGTAATCAATGGGCGAGTCATTCCCCTGGGAAAATCCTGCATGAAATATTCCGATCAATACGGGTTTGCCACGAACCGTGGCACTGGGAATGGTGATGGCAGAACCTGAAGGGGAAAGAAGGGTGATCTGCTCATCCTTTTCCAAAAGCGCACCCTTCACTGTAAGAGCGTAGCGACCTTCAGCCGCAAAACCTTCTGCCCCAATGAGCAGGGCCAGAGACAGCATAAGCAGCTTCCAAAGTTTCTTTAGCATGACATACTCCCATTCTGAATTTTGTATGCCAGTATTCTGCGCGCTCCGCGTCTTTGTCAACTGCGGCTGGTGGCATGCATTTGCAGGAAATATGAACTCATCATGAGATCATTCCGGCTGTTTTTCTTTCAGAATAAGCTGCAGCATTGCCGCTCGCTGGGGCAGGTTATGTCATAAGACAAGGGGCTCAGACCAAGGAGACCCTACGCTTGACCAGACGCACATGAGTCACAGTTTCAGAAGGTATGTATTCAGCACACTCATAAGTCTTCGATATCTCGTCCGTGCCTTCGAACAGTCGCTCTCCTGCACCCAGGAGTTTTGAAGTCATGACCAGATGCAGTTCATCGATGAGCCCGGCGCGAAGGTACTGCTTGATTACGTTGGCTCCACCTCCCACCCGAACGTCCCGACCTTTGGCCGCTTCAAAAGCCTTTTTTAAGGCGACTTCGATACCTTCCGTGACAAAGTGAAACGTGGTGCCGCCTTCCATGGGAATTGAGGCCCTTGCGTGATGGGTCAGCACAAAAACAGGCGTATGATAGGGCGGGTTGGGTCCCCACCAGCCCTTCCATTCCGTATCGCGCCAAGGACCTCGTATCGGACCGAACATGTTGCGACCGATAATATTGGCACCGATGCCCTGATCAGCCTGCTTTGCAAAATTATCATCGATGCCTGTACTGCCACCTTCCTGGCCGAACATTTGCCGGAATGTGCGGGTAGCAAAAGCCCAGTCCATGATCTGGATTCCGTCTGTACCAAACGGATTCTCAAGACTTTGGTCACGAGCCGCCGAGAATCCGTCAAGAGACAGCGTAATGCAACGAGCTACAAGCTTAGCCATTCATGATCCCCCTTCCAAAAAGTAATCGTCATCAAAGTATTCATGTGCCGTATAACGGAGTCTATATGAATGTTGCAGGGGGGGGCTTTGCGGATTCACGCAAGCCACCCAACTCGTCCTGACAGCTTACCAGGACCAATCCCGATATTCCTGCCTCAGCTCCGTCTTCTTAAACTTCCCAGCCGAAGTCCGCGGAATCGCATCCGCGAACACAAAGGCATCCGGCAACTGAAACTTCGCAAAATGCGGCGCCAGGTGCTCCCGCAAAGCATCCGAATCGGCCTGATGACCAGGCTTTAAAACCACCACAGCCAAAGGTCTTTCACTCCACTTCGGATGCGGCACACCAATCACGGCCGCCTCCCGAACAGCAGGATGCCCCATGATCGCATTTTCGAGCACCTGGCTCGCAATCCATTCGCCACCTGACTTGATAAGATCCGCCGTGCGATCGGTCAGCTGCACATAACCCAGGGCATCGCGATTCGCCACGTCCCCCGTTTTAAAATAACCATCATCCGTCCACCGCTGATCCACCACACCCGATGTATAGCAGCGGGTAATCCAAGGCCCGCGAATCTGCAATTCGCCACTCGTTTTTCCATCCAAGGGAACCTCGCCCTTTTCATTGCAAACCCGAATCTGCACCAAAGGCGCTGGCCGGCCCTGCTTGGCTCTCAGTTTATACTGCTGCTCCAAAGGCAGCTCCCGCGCCGCCGGTGTCAAACGCGAAACCAAACCAACCGGCGAAGTCTCCGTCATCCCCCAGGCCTGGATCAATTCCAAACCCAGTCGATCAAAATCCCGAATCAACTGCTCAGGTGCCGCGGCACCACCGACCACCATCCGTGCCTTCAGTTTCCGAGGCCTTGCATCCAATTCCTCGCGGATACTCATCCAGATCGTGGGCACACCCGCGGCCACGGTCACCTTTTCGTTTTCCATAAGATCCACAAGGCTCGCCGCATCCAAAAAAGGTCCCGGCAGCACCTGGCGCGCACCGATCAGCGTTGCTGTATAGGGCAACCCCCACGCATTCACATGAAACATCGGAACAACCGCCATCAGGCAATCATCCTGGGAAAGATCAAGGGAATCGGGCAAGGCCGTGACCAGGCTATGCAGGATCGTCGAACGATGCGAATACACCACACCCTTGGGCTTGCCGGTCGTCCCGCTCGTATAGCAGCAGCCTAAGGGATCATTCTCCTGCAGCCTGGGCAAGGGCAGCGAAGACCCGGCCCCACGCTGCAGAAAATCCTCGTAATCCACCGCCCCTGCTGGCAAGGCTTTGGTCGCCCCCACAACAATCACCTGCTCGAATGAGTATTTCGAGCGGAATGCTTCAAAAAGCGGGAGCAGACATTCATCCACAATCAGAAAGCGATCCTGGGCATCCTGGGCAATGAAGGCGATTTCATCCGGGTGCAGCCGCAGATTCAGAGTATGGATCACAGCCGCGGCCAAAGGAATTCCCAGGTAACACTCCAGATGCTGACTATGATTCCACATCAGCGTCGCCACACGATCCCGCGGTCTTATACCGGCTTCCATCAAAGCCCGAGCCAGCTGCTCGGCACGTTCCGCGACAGCTCCATACGTGGTTTTATGAAGCTGGCGATCCGGTTGACGGGAAATAACCTCCGCCTCCGGTATAACATTCCGAGCCCGATCCAAAATCATGTCGATGGTCAATGGAATATCCATCATGGTGGATTCAAACACAGGAGCCCCCTTGTTCAGATTTGGAAAGAAGCTCGCAAATTTTTTTTGGATAGGAAAGAGCAAATTTTGCGATTATCCTGACGTGAGTATTCATCTGTGGAGTCCGCCATGCCTTTGAGTTATACCCCACCCGCTGACATTAAAAATTTTCAAGGCATGATCAGTTCGGCTCCGGCCATGTTTCAATTTTTTGAAATGCTGAAAAAGGCCGCGAACACGGATGCACCCGTTCTTATCCGCGGGGAATCCGGAACGGGGAAAGAGCTGGCAGCCCGGGCCATTCACACGTTG is a genomic window containing:
- the serB gene encoding phosphoserine phosphatase SerB; the protein is MSSYRLIVDAERSSLFTGLGPPRLVTSLQLHLFPACQGPIPGTIRQQILAINSAGATALAVPERPWKAVLFDMDSTVIAEESIVELARAAGRQEEVHRITEQAMAGLLDFKSALRQRVAMLRGVPSDVIDKVGQTLTINPGMHEFAKAARARGIELHLVSGGFNPLAARIVRELDFQGFRANELAVADGQLTGELIGEIVDAEVKANYLDELCKKRGFSPDEVVAVGDGANDLPMLLKAGAAIGYHPKAVLLPHIHGANLHDHRVLVHALL
- a CDS encoding leucyl aminopeptidase family protein; amino-acid sequence: MHLKFLNSTTNILPKKGAVFMIGSLKAFQNKLHEKILPGDVAALFQEALKTPRLGRTPINFQTLTGLVSPHKVVMGILPEKVAKDNSPTRREWIFQQLDAVESEEHSLVVLYLDRPEQYASVATAVARRLRIVNRRKNAKPRTIHVIALDSKGHVIEANERVRSLSEQVAWACQVVDMPPNELTPDAFADEIKDKFKGVVGVTYKDIVGPRLRTEGLHGIHAVGKGAAEPPRLIILDYKPRSAKKTVVLAGKGVTFDTGGLSLKPGASMVGMKGDMGGAAAILGAFHFLIANKCPHRVIACVGLVENAIGPHSFRNDDVITMHSGKTVEVNNTDAEGRIVLADCLSYCARKYKPDLIIDAATLTGAQMVATGLLHAGVVSNREDLELLAKRVGLETGDMVVPLPFAPELYQNEFKSQIADMVNSVKNRSNAQPSCAAQFIYSHVDDLDIPWLHIDMAGPSNTASGLGTGYGIQLISRLTQEYV
- a CDS encoding prohibitin family protein; this translates as MRDLSNKTLIFALVAFFAVIFIYSSFYVVDPGNRGIVVTLGKTDPLAKPEGVGYKTPMISKLYQVSVRQQSEGVKAECYSSDLQQVNINLKVLYRVPENKVITIFTQYAGNPFDSLVAPRVQEAIKEATALESAEGIVKGRERIKLKVLEAAQKKIQDLVSIEDVVIENVSLSPELEKAIEEKMVQEQEAAKSKFLKDKAKVEAETAEIRAAGEARAIDIRGEAIRKNPGIIELQMIEKWNGVSPLVVGQTNGSFVLPLNKK
- a CDS encoding acyl-CoA desaturase yields the protein MDAFPASVLVFLGAYILNVLYITVFYHRGLAHEAVILSPRMQRFVALTGSWVTGIDAKAWVCMHRLHHRHSDTKQDPHSPVHGGVFGLFRKQLLAYRKVLVALIRHHKDYEKVVADLDIEVSPVNARQLWYLPYLAHLAIGLALGLLSGSAWIGAAFVLGISSHPIEGWAVNALAHSFGYRNYATDDNSRNNSWVALLVAGEGYQNNHHRYPDEARFSHRWFEWDWGYQLCQLLSLFGVLRITRSTRT
- a CDS encoding pentapeptide repeat-containing protein; its protein translation is MFRSLLTFLVVTTLIPACSSAGLRGKSASGGAPKDTPLALNNCKASVPAKACGLSSLAARLETIKSLQSSQTLNGIRLEPQNIPQQRLQDVTLNASCLSENSFVEGQWERTIFAGSEMILTEASRTRWSQARFTDSDLRLSHFAYANFSELTVRGSCLASSNWSASQFQDVSIEDSSADQGNFSSIKAQGRFAFIRGLLTTTNFSHAVFEGPVNFQDSDLRGANLSGAIFKETVNWQGAQLSGATWMDGRVCAEGSVGTCL
- a CDS encoding cytochrome-c peroxidase, yielding MRLVRLFAAFCFFGPGFFMSVALSQTPTLRYPQLGPVPLLPEWKDNPATEAKKALGRLLFSERRLSGSGQIVCGTCHPSNADFQSNTPLDLPDRSYPHLAPALHRNAPSLLNIVYAPMLRWDGSHFTDLADAMVLPLAEANMNLTKGIPASDPFTIHIPSAQETLKERLTRGELRGYLPLYREAFGVDPMNLSQEEIWRLTGQALAVFIRIAVSRDAAFDRWNAGDDTAIPEAAKRGAELFVGKARCVACHSGPFFSDFKFHNISSSPPNAEGARADEGRYTVTGLEKDRGAFLTPTLRSVARSSPYFHNGSQTRLVNVIRHKTGENARKDPLHDPILAQTTALSDADINDLVAFLKTLDGKPLPKDEISLPLDFPNPIEE
- a CDS encoding dihydrofolate reductase family protein — protein: MAKLVARCITLSLDGFSAARDQSLENPFGTDGIQIMDWAFATRTFRQMFGQEGGSTGIDDNFAKQADQGIGANIIGRNMFGPIRGPWRDTEWKGWWGPNPPYHTPVFVLTHHARASIPMEGGTTFHFVTEGIEVALKKAFEAAKGRDVRVGGGANVIKQYLRAGLIDELHLVMTSKLLGAGERLFEGTDEISKTYECAEYIPSETVTHVRLVKRRVSLV
- a CDS encoding long-chain fatty acid--CoA ligase, yielding MFESTMMDIPLTIDMILDRARNVIPEAEVISRQPDRQLHKTTYGAVAERAEQLARALMEAGIRPRDRVATLMWNHSQHLECYLGIPLAAAVIHTLNLRLHPDEIAFIAQDAQDRFLIVDECLLPLFEAFRSKYSFEQVIVVGATKALPAGAVDYEDFLQRGAGSSLPLPRLQENDPLGCCYTSGTTGKPKGVVYSHRSTILHSLVTALPDSLDLSQDDCLMAVVPMFHVNAWGLPYTATLIGARQVLPGPFLDAASLVDLMENEKVTVAAGVPTIWMSIREELDARPRKLKARMVVGGAAAPEQLIRDFDRLGLELIQAWGMTETSPVGLVSRLTPAARELPLEQQYKLRAKQGRPAPLVQIRVCNEKGEVPLDGKTSGELQIRGPWITRCYTSGVVDQRWTDDGYFKTGDVANRDALGYVQLTDRTADLIKSGGEWIASQVLENAIMGHPAVREAAVIGVPHPKWSERPLAVVVLKPGHQADSDALREHLAPHFAKFQLPDAFVFADAIPRTSAGKFKKTELRQEYRDWSW